The Labrus mixtus chromosome 14, fLabMix1.1, whole genome shotgun sequence nucleotide sequence gggtgttttttgttttttttatcatggcCTATGGAGGTCAGGTGGTGGAAGGATTGACCCTGCAACACACTAAAAAATGTCCTGTAGTtctgaaatataaatgtatagAGTTATAAGGTCTTAAAATAATACTCTATGCAACAGACTGTGTTTAAAATGGTCCTTTAACCAGATCAGTTCAATACTGTACGACTGTGAATGTGCTGTGTAAATATCACATCCCATCTCTGTTTCCATCAGGTAATCCATACAGTTCACAAACCACCAGTGGTCTCCTCAAGTGTCCTACACCCCCTCCAGCCAAAAGCCAGTCTCTGAGCAGGAAGCACTCCATGGAGCTGGGCCAGGTGGGCCTGCTGTCACCGGCCTCCCTCTCCCCCATGGGCTCCACGCAGAGTGAGTACAGCTGAGGCTGACTAACCGCCGGCCGTCTTGCTTTCATCAGTCCCAGTCATgacattggggggggggggggggggggggggttgtaatGGAACATCTTACATCAGCTATTCCCAAGCCTTTTAAAAGTTTCCCATATCTGGAATGTATTTCTGATCAATTATGAAAAATTAATCTGACATGGTTTGACAAAAAATGGAATGGAATTTAAGAGAGTGCTTTTCCCTGCAGCATTATGCATGCTGACAGAAAACAGCTGCAGTGGACTTTGTAAGAATAGGACATCAAGTTTTGACATAAGAGTCTCAAAAGTAAATTTTCCTCATTGACTGTTCTGAAGTGAATGTCTGAAGAGAAGTCTCCATTGAGATGAGTTGGCCAAAGATGTTAAACCAGAGGGGACATGTGTACTTAGTGTCTGCCCTCGTCTAAATGAAACCTCTAATTCCACACTGAGTGGACAGAATGAGTCAATAGTTTTGTCACGTTACAATCATACTTACCGAAATATTGGCAtacctgtctctttctcttttgaCCCACTTTTCCCTCTCAAGGATCAGGAACCCCCAAGCCATCCACCCCAACCCCCACCAACACGCCATGCTCGACGCCGCACCCCGCTGactccctctctgctcctctctcagtGACCCCCACCCTCTCAGATCCTCCCATGGTTCAAAGCCAGACGCAGCCCACCCTCCTCACGCCCTACGCCCAGCAGCAGCTCGCTCTGAGCCAGCCCCTGCCCGTCATGACCATTCCCCTCCCCACCATGGGGACGTCCATCACCACGGGAACCACTTCATCGCAGGTCATGGCCAACCCGGCGGGGCTCAATTTCATCAACGTGGTCAGCTCTGTCTGGTAAGAAAATGATCTGTGATCTGAACATGTGACTTGCTATTTAgtgtcattttatttgactttgctgttgtgtgtgtgtgtgtgtgtgtgtgtgtgtgtttgtgtgtgtgtgtgcagcagtccTCAGACCCTGATGAGCGGCTCCAACCCCATGCTGGGTCCAGGCCTTAACCTGAGCGGAATCCTGCCACCTGGAGGGTTGATGCCCACCATGCAGTCAGCagcacagacaggtgagacattACTAAGAATGTCGTTTTTGGGAAATCAGTCTGTATATGACCTACAGCATTTCATTGAGCTCCATATCCAGAATAGTTAACCCTGACTTTTCACCTCTCAGAAAAGAACACTAGGATCTTAATTACTAAACTGAAAACCTCaggtgttggaaaatgaagccaatgcctaagtgcaaaaaaatgaaGTTCCTTAAGTAGGGCACGGCCAAGATCACTGCCATGTAGGCATGTGAAGGTATGAAGGAAGATAGCATCTCTTTCCAATATCTTGCCCTCCAGGAAGAAGAACATatacttaaaaaatacattttttttcttttagtcctgtgaaacacattctgtttcaaaaTCAGGGTTTaataacaaaaaaggaaaagtgttCCTTATTTTGTAAAGTGAAAATTAGGAGAAACGTTGGATGAGGGAACACCCAGAAAACTGTATAATGCAAACTACGAACAAAACACGGAGAGCATAGTATGTTCACACATGTAAGAAATTGCCCTGGGGTTTTAGTGAGTTCAAATCAAAAATAGGACGTAAAGCAAATGGCAACTCTCCTACTGtcaagaaatgaaaacaaagtaaaagttCATCTTCTCTGACTGTGCAGCAAGAGTCATACCGGTAGGTGTAATGAAAGATATTTACAGGAAAGGCAGAGGAAGTTGTACAAGTCAATGCAAACACAAGATATCAATAAAGTACAGTAATGGGGGgattctctttgtgtgtttgtgtgtgtgtctgcgtacGTGACTGgttaatttgtattttactgttgccgtcatctgcccagggacaacagatggaaattagctagctatcTAAATCTGGTTTAAAGCATCTTTTGTCTTCTGAGGctaatgtttttggttttttttacactatcCCTGATtaaactaataaactaaacttTAAATATCCAGGGAAAGAAGTCCAGTGGGTAGAATAAAATAgcacatatataaaaaaaaatttatagTTGTAAATTCTCTAACCTTTGTGTTGCAGGGAGTCCATTTGGCCTAAACAGCAGTGCAGGGTTGAGACCACTGAATCTACTGCAGGTATGTTGGCTGTTGGTTTGTTACACCGTTAGGGGCATGcaatctgtatttgtttgaTATAGAAACTGTCCTTATCCTGCACACACCTGACTGTATGTGTAAAAATCCCTTTACTACCCATACCCCCCATCTGAGATTCTGATAGTGGTCTAGTTACCCTGTGTTGTTTGACTGCTTGTTAATTCTCCTGTTTCCCTCTCCTTATATCCCTATATTCTCCTCTCCCCTGcctgtcctctctccttcatcctcctctcccgGCCTGTTATTCTCCCcacttctttttgttgttggtgtgcgttgtgtgtgtttgtgtttttacccTCCAGATCCCCACTGGTCCTCTCATCTTTaactctctgcagcagcagcagctgtctcaGTTCTCgccacagcagagtcagtcggCCACCTCCAGCCCTCAGCAGCAGGGGGAGACGGTGAGAGGCACAgtcacatttgcacacacaaacgGCAACAAGTCATTGAGAGGCTCACAGCTGGAACTGAAGCATTTGTGTTTGATGATGATAGAATGTAACACTGTGTCCATGTTTGTACAAATCCAAAGAAAGTATAGAAAAAATACAAGTATGGATTGTCTTAAGGAAAAAATCAGGGAAacatttcatcacattttaGTTCGCAAAGCCAGGATTACTGTCCTAATGTTGTCACATTACAAGAACTTTAAATTAGGATATCAGTAAAAGATCAGATGCCTGTTATGGCGCAGGCATGCCAGTTTCAGTACTCCAGCAAAAATGGCACCCAATATAGGgttattttcttatatttgatTCCAGACTTGCACACAGTATTGATACAGAGAATTGACTGAACACATACCAACTGTTGACAAACCTTTTAATAGCATTTAaactgaatttttaaaaaatcacagcgTCTCCTCTACGCCATAGATGCTCGTCTAACTTGTTTATCTTTATGATGTGATGAAAGGGTTTAACAATACCTGTGTACTAGTCGACACAGCAGGCAGATATGCTCAAGTGTACCTATTTCTTAGGAACCTAACTGCTGTAAAACATCATAAACTAAAgtatttgctttgttttcattagCAGTGCtttcttcacttcctctctATGTTGTTCAACCTccaccgctctctctctctctttctctctcgctctgtagCTTGCGGCAGCTTTGGGTTGAAACAATGACTGTagatctgttgttgttgttgttgttgtttcttcaaTAAGCTTCAGTTACTCGGTTATTATTGAACATAAAAATGACTTTCTTTTTAGGGGGAACAGGGCTCAGATCCAAGTTTAGGAAACCAGCAAACAGCGGTCATCAACCTGGGAGTGGGAAGCTTCATGTCTCCACAAGCAGCAGGTATGAcccacatttacacacacacacacacacacacaaacacaggaacactCAGATTAACAATTAACTCACCATTTTCTCAACAAAAAAAGTTCCCTCTTCTCATCCCCGATaacttatttcaaaacaaatggaCACAACACACCGTTATTAACTAGCACTAACAACATAAGATTGACTAATGTGTTCATTATCATAACAAATGTACACGAGGATTCTGTGACTACATGATGGTTTAACTGACTTCAGCCATTGTTCCTCTCGATGAAGATTGTAACAAGTGACAGGAGAGACTCAACTTCCCCTTCTTTCTCTGCTACATtcgctctttttatttttcctctcttgtttttcccccctcccccctgtgaCCTGTTgtgttctttctcttcctttgcTACCTGTCCTTCTCATTCACACCTTTTCTGGCTCACTCCATTCATACTTTTGCTCATAATCTCCTTAAAAAATGCCCATGCACATGCTTTCTCTGCAATTTCCCCTCATTCACTCTTTTTACTTTCCTCGTGTGTGGTTATGCATCACccaatacccccccccccccccctttccccttATGTATGTGCACCTTCTCTCCCCATACTTTGCTCTTCCCTCTACCCTCTCCTTCTTttgcttcctctcttctctctcgtCTCATCCCCTCCCTCCCTATGGGGCtccctgtctcccccccccccctcccccctcagtgCTGTCCCAGTTGGGCTGTGGGCTGGACGGGTCTGGGCCCCCGCTGCCTTCTCCAAGGCTTCAGCAGCACCAGCCACAGATCCAAGTAATACAGCAACTTTAACATCTTTATACACATATACATGCTTTAAGAACACTGAGGCTGCATTCAACTAAACTCTCCATGCTGTAATTTAGCGGGTCGGTGTGGTGTTCATTTGACACTGAAGAACTAAGAAGCACATGAGTTTAGCGTGTAACTCAGACCTGGGTAGAATTGAAATAGATTGTAAAAGGCAAACAGAGCTGAATTTTATAAGCTTAGAACATCTGTAAACATTTGGAATAACTATCCTAGTAATGAAAAcctatttaacattttaattaccTTCTATAACGAAGCTTTTCTTTACTGTAAACACTTGTCAACAATAGCTGAGGGtatattctttcttttcatgtaAGGAGTAGTTGGAATTGATTGACGTCTGTAGCACTTCAGATCTGACTTTCAACAAAAGCCTCAAGAGATTCTTGTTTTCCCTGTTGTGGATCTACACTATTCAGCCCATCTTGTGTTGCATATTTTTTGTTAACCAAGAACTCCCAGCAAACCCACACTCGTATACACCCACAGAGCTTCTTGCACTTCCAATGGCAGCAACTAACAGCGTGTTGAAGTGGGAGGCAtgctcttacaaaaaaaaaaagcattttaggGAGAGAAATATTCTAATCTGAAATATTGTCCAGggggaaaacaaacactgtTGTAATGTTTCTGACTGCATCATTTCAGGTTAGAGATGACATTCTGTAAGCATGAAACAtccgtttttgtttttgcccaGTTGAAGTTGCTGACTTACTCCGAGCAGAAAGCACGGTTGCCAAGCTGCATGCCTGTTGTCGTCGGGATCACAGCCAATAATTTGTGTCTCCAGAACGCCACTGGTGCTGCTTGACTGTATCCTGCCTCACTCCCCGACACacaacccccccctcctcccctcaaaCCTGCCcaccaaactctctctctcttcctcctccccaccTCCCCCTTGCACCCCATTAACCCCCTCTACTGTTTCTTCGCACTCCTGTATGATGAGCAGGCTTTAGTGACgcttcactaacacacacagacatttaaaggcaCAAAGCGTTCTTCTGGAAATCTGAGATCAATTCCATCCAgtgtgtgttaaaatgttttgcaacttaccatgttttttttattttcagtgctgCAGTTGCTTAAAAAATATTCTTAGATTCGTACACAAAAAATGCATTCTATCACTGGAAATGACTCTCTGTTTCTCATCTTTCCTCTGCACTTGTCAGTTGCAATTCTTGCAGCAccaaatgcagcagcagcagcaaatgGCTATGGGAGCAGCAGCTCCTCAGGGGGGAGCGCCACGGCAACATACCGCCAGCCAACCAAGaagtaagaggaagaggagcatgCCACAGCCGCTCCCCAAGTCCTGACAGACTAAAgtcacactaaaaaaaaaaaaaaaaagaagctacacGAGGACAATATGATCTATACTGTGCTCTTTGTCTGCCTCACTGTGGagcctgcagacaaaaaaaaaactttgtcatttctgtctttttctagCTGACAAATTTGTAGTAATGGTTGCCAGATGGTTTTGGAAAACCAAGACTGTGTCCACCTTTGAGTACAAGGATTTTTAGAACAGGGAGTCCTACACCTAAAGAACCATAGTGATATTTTTTTGAGATGACAAAGATGGTTCTAGTAGGAAAACTGGCTTTTGTAATGACAAAACGCCCCTTCAGGAAGACTTTTCACTTCAGGGGCCCTGTGGACTGAGAGGACGATGAATGCACAGTCTCAGAGGAGTCCTCCCGAGGCTGCCCAATCTTCCTGCCTCGGCTCGgttgaccccccctccccctcccctccccaggAGAAACTGCCCTTTAAGCACGGATCCCAGCTGAGCGCATCAACACCAAATCCTCCACGTAACCGTTACATGTGAAAATGCAAAATCTGATCCTGGAGCAGTGCCTGGGGGCAGCTCTCTACCTCTCAGTCTGTTGgaagtttttcttctgttagCCATCTCGGCACAGGGCTCGACCGGAGTACTGGAGATCAACATGCAAGACAGTGTACCTGTTTTTGTacagcacattttgaaaaaaggcATTTCCTTCTAAAGAGTTCAGGAGCCATGAGAGTATTCTTATGAGACATcaaatgagtgtgtgtaagacatTTCTGGACACTGAGAAATAATTTTTTAAGGAGTCTTTGTCAGcagttttattgttattaaaaaaaaaaaaagaatatatattGACAGTGGAAAATACAGCTTTTAGATAAAAAGTGTTGTTTGAGACTCTTATTGGGCAGTCTTCACACTGTGTAAGACTTTGTCGATGAGTTTCTGGATCTCTCTCTGTCGCGTGGCTGCTCTGCTGATGCACTCCTGCAGCTTCTCTCCTGACAGCGACGTCCCACCTGaaccagagaggggggggggggggggggggggggggtgttagaaGCCATGTTTAATTATCAAAGTTACAGTTTTCAGGTATTACAGTTGATGTGTTTAGATGCCAACTTACTATCAGAGTTCATATAATGACAGTTTTACATTTGGATAAACTTCTTATTATTTCTATTGTCAACTCACTGCACACTAGGTAAAGGAAGATATACGTCAGACTAACACTGACAAGGTTCATTTCAAGGAAAGcctcaaatatatatttgacaAAGAAacttcttatttaaaaaaataaaataaaaacttgggTGTGTTTCATCACATGCATCTCAGTTTCAGAGGTGTGAGCTAAACTAGATCTTGAATTTCCTTTTAACTTAAAtggacattttcttctttctcttgaGATGTAAATCACACACTCATGAGAATCTGTAGTCTTTTCTAGTCTtgagacttaaaaacatttattattcatgACATCTATTCATTTTAGGTGACATGTTTTTCTCCCTTAAAACCTCTTTTTACTGTCAGACTTGTATGAGGGAGACCCTAATACGTTTCCTTTTGTGTAGTCACTAaaaactttaatgttttaatgcacATAGACTAtagatacacagagacagacgaATCCTTACAGACTTAGTGTCTGACCTGGTTTGTGTAGAGTGCAGAGTCGATCCTCCTCGTCCGTCACCACAGTGAGCTGAGCGGTGGCCAGACTCTCCTCTTCAGACGTCGGGTCTACGATCAGGATGGAGCTGCACATTAAGGAGGCAAGGATTACAAACGTACACATTACGTGCCaggcttcaaaacaaaaaaaaatgatccaCTTACTcatcaaagacacaaaaagaggcACCAACTGGATGTTTCTGAATCTGCAGGCTACGTCTCTTTTCTAAATTGACCTCTGGCGTACTCGTCTCTGTGTTGACGGTGACCTCTGGGAGCTGTGCTGTGGGAAGCAGGAACCCGCTAACATtaacattgattaaaaaaaaaaacagaacaaagatgTCTTGAGCAAAGCCTGTAATAATTGTATGTCCCTGTAGCACATACTGTTCTTGAGAGCAGCCAGCAGGGCGATGACACAAGCATCCAACACGTTTCCATCATAGTCCAGACACATCAGGTCGCAGTAAAGCACCCAGCAGAGCTGCAACACCGAGCCCACACAATCAGGACCAATGACccaacagttaaaaaacatcACCAATGTTTGATTGTTGATTTTACCTTTCCTCTGTCAATGCACAAGTCTTCTGTCTGTATCAAGTCAGAGCTGCAAAACCAGCACAAAACATCTTAGTCAAAGCAGAAGGCATCAGATGAGTGAGCAGGctttagaaggaaaaaaataagaaatatgattttttttaaaagtctgcagCACCTTTCGATGACATCAGCGATGAACTGACTGGCAGCCTGAGCTTGTTCTCCCGGAGGACCTGGCCGGAACCGAGAGGAACAGAGAGGGGGCAGGTCCACATTTGGTACTAACAAGAACCGAAAGAGGACTGCAGTTAGTATTTGTTTGGATTCTCACTCATCCTGAGGTCCATGTAAAAACATAAGACAGTAGATATTGTAATCACTTGATGCCGATACAGCTACAACAGTATTATGATACTTCCCTAACAACTGAACATGACATGATACAAATGGAATAAAATTAGatacaataaaacatgatttaaaaaaaagacacaaggaATAGTTGTGCTGGTAAGAAAGAATGTTCAACTACCATTTAAAAGTGGACACGCTTTTTCTTAATTATCACTCAATAACTTTATTTGGTCTAATTATGAGCAGAGTAATGTCTACAACATGAAGTCAGTTTACCGCCCGACCATTTAAGTGTCAGCTATTTGACCTCATTAAAATGATTCTAACGTTGAGTCACAGTGAGAAAATGTCTGGAAATTTGGGCTTTTTCACATCCACTGtactttaattacattttaattcagcaatttaataataataagtaaacACTTCCAGCTGTTAAACCAAATGGCCAAACGTTACATAACTTAGAATATTTGAACCATGTAAATTCCATaataacagaaacaagaaagagaggaaCAATACAATGTCATTAGCTTTAACTCCACATCTGAAACATGGCTACTGGTTCTTACCAATGTAACCTTTCCCCGGTGCCTCTACTGTAGGGTTTGCCAGCTCCTGCACACGAGGTGACACAAGAAATCAATAACATTTTGTTTACCCGGGTCAGATTAAATTGAAACAGAGATTTTTAACCCTTGGTTTAATTTACCGCTTTTATCCCACAGATGACTGTTGTGTTTCCGAGCTTAACCAGGGCAGAGCCATCTGCTGTGGATATGGATCCTGAACAGAGCAAGACACACAAATGATCCCACAGAGACTCAAGACAAAACCTGCAACATATCATTAATACACTATAAATCAGGGACGGACAACTTTGGtgacagcaagggccacattcatttaattctcactgccagagggccaaattaaacgattacagtcgattatgtctcaaattaactcaacatataccagtgatcaaatattattatggacatatttctggttttcatgatttcatggcagattttgtcatgttttcttcatgtttccaattaactgatgtgtaaaaaattaacctgagggccacgttgagggttgatgggggccgcaggTGGCCCACCCCTGCTATAAAGGTGATTGCCGTTTCCTACCTATGTTTAGTGTTGTGGTTCTGAATTCTGACAGCTCCCGTCCATCAGGCCGACAGTtttctttctgaaatgtttaaattttaGTATGATTACATATTAATAATGACCCTGACAGACGGAATAAACCAGGTACTCAGCATGAGTTTGTGTCAACTAGCACTCACCAGAAAGCTTCTGTGGTACTCCAGAGGCTCAGCAGTCCTGAAAGTGTTCGAGGAAGGCAGAAAGAGGACCAAAGAACACAGGTACTGACTGTTAGTTTTCAGCAGAGGGACAGTAAACACAAtctcagaggaacatttatgttaaaaaaaaaaaaacacagcagtaagGACCAACATGAAACTACACTGTATTACAACGAAGGGTGTTGATTTATGGAACAGCTgcagtgatgaaatgaaaagacagtttaaacacattttcaagaataacatatttaacaaatataaaattgagcagtcaatgaaaaaaacaatcaatatcAGTTGTAAGGTCTGTACCATCTACCAgttaatgtgtgtaatacatTATATCTGTTGCTTCGTTATCTGTATTATTCGACTTTATTTTTGAAAGCTTAGTCTTGGGTTAATTTAttaagataaaaagataaaaggggtAAGACTGGATAAGTTATTTAACTTCACCCTTACACCCTTTTCCAACATGGACTGgttaaaggaaaaataatcgagccactacagaaagtatgctttgattgctgtttgctttgtttgtaatgtatattttatttttatttataaataatttagaaaaaaaaaaaaaaatgaaaatgaaaaaatagtTACAGAGGATGAAATCACCACATGATCATTAACGAGTGTTTAAATCCACTTTCAGCTCGTCACGTAAAAGTTAACAGATAAATCgtgttatt carries:
- the exosc8 gene encoding exosome complex component RRP43, giving the protein MAAGFKTAEPLEYHRSFLKENCRPDGRELSEFRTTTLNIGSISTADGSALVKLGNTTVICGIKAELANPTVEAPGKGYIVPNVDLPPLCSSRFRPGPPGEQAQAASQFIADVIESSDLIQTEDLCIDRGKLCWVLYCDLMCLDYDGNVLDACVIALLAALKNTQLPEVTVNTETSTPEVNLEKRRSLQIQKHPVGASFCVFDDSILIVDPTSEEESLATAQLTVVTDEEDRLCTLHKPGGTSLSGEKLQECISRAATRQREIQKLIDKVLHSVKTAQ